The segment AAGCTGATAGGAGAACTGGCAGAATCATGGGATATATCTGAAGACGGGTTGGTAATTACCTTCCATCTTCACAAAAACGTGAACTGGCATGACGGAGAACCTTTCACCAGTGAAGATGTTAAATTTACTTATGAAAAGTTGGTCAACCCCAATACTAGGACGCCTTATGCCTCGGATTACCTTATGATTGACAGGCTTGAAATTGTTGACCCTTACACAGTGAAGATAATATATAAGGAGCCTTTCTCTCCTGGATTGGAAAGTTGGGGTATGGGAATTATTCCCCAGCATATTTTTGAGAAAGGAGACTTTAATAACCATCCTGCCAACCGGCACCCTATTGGAACAGGGCCTTATAGATTTGTGGAGTGGAAGACAGATGAGCGGATAGTCCTGGAAGCAAATGAAGACTATTTTGAAGGAAGACCATATATCGGTCGT is part of the bacterium genome and harbors:
- a CDS encoding ABC transporter substrate-binding protein translates to MRKVITILVLIVIVVALTGVLFYFAKRPSPKPKDRTPTSEQHPPQPAYGDIIIEASIGDASYLNPILASDSASGDINGYVYNGLVKYDKNLKLIGELAESWDISEDGLVITFHLHKNVNWHDGEPFTSEDVKFTYEKLVNPNTRTPYASDYLMIDRLEIVDPYTVKIIYKEPFSPGLESWGMGIIPQHIFEKGDFNNHPANRHPIGTGPYRFVEWKTDERIVLEANEDYFEGRPYIGRIIYRIVPDQAVQFLELRKGTIDTMGLTPDQFQKEAVSKEFLDSFNKFRYSS